The Terriglobales bacterium DNA segment CCGCGGTACCGGCATTCTCCATGAGAGTGAGGGAAGGCACACCGAAGCGTTCGCTCGTATCGCGATCGATCTCTCTCATCTCTTCGGCGGTGGTGATTTTCATGGGTGGGCAGCCGCCGTCTGTTCCAGACGCCGCAGGCCAGCGGGTTCGCCCATGGCGATGAGGCAGTCGCCGGCATCGATCCGGTCCTCGGGCGCGGGATTGAACCGCATGCCCCTGGGCCCCTTGATGGCCAGCACGATCACATTGAGTTCCTGCCGGATGCGCGATCCCGCAATGGTGTTGCCGGCGAAAGGCGAATCTGGCTCAATGCGAATCTCTTCGATTTCCAGGTCAAGTTTGCCGCCCCGGGCGGTGGCAATGTCCAGGAAGTCGAGCACGTTGGGCCGCAGGAACGATTGGGCTATGCGATGCCCGGCAGAAAGATAGGGCGAGATAACTTCATCCGCGCCGGCCGTCCGCAGATGCTTCCCCGCATCCTCTTCGCTGGCACGGGCAATGATCCTCAGGCCCGGATTCATGGAGCGCGCGGTCAACACTACATAGAGGTTTATGGCATCGGTCGAAGCAGCTGCGACCAGGCCACGCGCAGTTTCGATATGCACTTGCCGCAGCACTGATTCCTGCGTGGCGTCGCCAATCACCGTGAGCCATCCCTGATCGCTGAACTTGGCCGCTTTTTCCTCATTCGCCTCGATGATCACCAGCGGCACCGACTCGCGCTGCAGTTCGCGCGCCACACTGCGGCCCACGCGGCCGGCGCCGCAGATCACGTAATGCCTGGACAGCCCACTGATTTCCCGCTCCATACGCCGCTTTCCAAAAAACGAGAGAAGCTCGAATTCTAGCAAAGCTGACGCTGTTGCCCCGATGCCCAGGAACACCAGGCCCACGCCGAAAATCATTACAAAAACGTTGAATTCTTTTCCCGCATGGCTGAGTGGGTGCACCTCGGAGTAGCCGATAGTGGTGATGGTCATCAGCACCATGTAAAACGAGTCGAACCACGACCAGCCTTCAATGACATGAAACCCCAGAGCGCCAATCAGACAAACCACGACCAGGGCGGAAAAGATGAGCTGAAGATTGCGGTAGCCACGCATGGGGGCGCTAGGGGCTTTAAGCGGCTGTCAGTTTCAAGCTTTCGGGCCGGAGTTGCAAGCGCGGAGTACATCGCTTCTGGAGGACAACTTCCTCGGGGCGAGGCAGCCGGGAAGAAACGCCTTTGCACTGCTGCCTGGTCTTATCCGTGCAAATCCGTGCAATCCGTGGCCGGGGCTGGCTGAGTGACCCACTCAAGCCTTCCTTCGGCTTGAGTGGGGAATTAGGCTGTGGTGACGATTGGCGCCCGCCTAGTCGGCCATCACCGTGCCGGGCTTGGGCTCCGGTTCCTTGTCGCGAATCATCTGTACGCGCGAATGATGGCGGCCATAGAAGAAATACACAAACATGCCGATCACCAGCCAGATGATCAGTCGCAGCCAGGTGTCGCCCGGCAGGCTGGCCATC contains these protein-coding regions:
- a CDS encoding potassium channel protein, which encodes MRGYRNLQLIFSALVVVCLIGALGFHVIEGWSWFDSFYMVLMTITTIGYSEVHPLSHAGKEFNVFVMIFGVGLVFLGIGATASALLEFELLSFFGKRRMEREISGLSRHYVICGAGRVGRSVARELQRESVPLVIIEANEEKAAKFSDQGWLTVIGDATQESVLRQVHIETARGLVAAASTDAINLYVVLTARSMNPGLRIIARASEEDAGKHLRTAGADEVISPYLSAGHRIAQSFLRPNVLDFLDIATARGGKLDLEIEEIRIEPDSPFAGNTIAGSRIRQELNVIVLAIKGPRGMRFNPAPEDRIDAGDCLIAMGEPAGLRRLEQTAAAHP